One Thermosphaera aggregans DNA segment encodes these proteins:
- a CDS encoding M20 family metallopeptidase produces MDTALKHAFEISQRILINSVKYPTILGDSYEEIVNYYADELSKYGIHTTIHRVPREYCEKVLSRQFNPEKPRYILIARIGSGEKVLQFNGHYDVVAAGGGWLADPFNPVVTDGKVYGRGTTDMKAGIAAFLATMIYFATISKEPDIIVEGAVVPDEEIGGATGTGYLVNELGSRPDFAVIAEPSGPGNIYIGHRGNVWAMIRVRGKQAHGSTPWLGENAFEKMIVLADYIVRKYKPVLEAKKSSFKYEDPRASSPTITLGGKLEAPGSINIVPGQVGFSIDRRLIVEERADQVIEEIKGFIESASKELGVDSEVEIVEHSNPVYVEENHPYVNTLAQAVKETLGVEPSRTICVGGLDLKYYLAKGIPAVAYGPGEVNTAHKANEYVTLESLYNALRVYVKLVEFFK; encoded by the coding sequence ATGGATACTGCTCTAAAGCATGCATTTGAGATTTCTCAGAGAATATTGATTAACAGTGTGAAATACCCTACCATCCTAGGAGACTCGTACGAGGAGATAGTTAACTACTATGCTGATGAATTATCGAAATACGGGATCCACACAACGATTCATCGAGTACCGAGAGAATATTGTGAAAAAGTACTATCTAGGCAGTTCAACCCTGAAAAACCTAGATACATTCTGATCGCTCGCATAGGGAGCGGTGAAAAGGTTTTACAGTTCAATGGACACTACGATGTAGTAGCGGCTGGAGGAGGCTGGTTGGCAGACCCGTTCAACCCCGTGGTCACGGATGGTAAGGTTTATGGGCGTGGAACAACGGACATGAAGGCTGGTATAGCAGCCTTCCTTGCAACTATGATATATTTCGCCACCATCAGTAAAGAACCGGATATCATAGTTGAAGGAGCTGTCGTGCCGGACGAGGAGATTGGAGGGGCGACAGGCACAGGTTACTTGGTTAACGAGCTTGGAAGCAGGCCTGATTTCGCAGTGATAGCTGAGCCCTCAGGCCCTGGAAACATCTACATTGGACATAGGGGTAATGTTTGGGCGATGATTAGGGTTCGCGGGAAACAAGCACACGGTTCAACCCCGTGGCTTGGTGAAAACGCTTTCGAGAAAATGATTGTTCTCGCAGACTATATCGTGAGAAAGTACAAGCCGGTGCTGGAGGCTAAGAAAAGCTCCTTTAAATATGAGGATCCCCGGGCGTCATCCCCGACTATTACCTTGGGTGGAAAGCTGGAAGCCCCTGGCTCTATCAACATTGTCCCGGGTCAAGTAGGATTCAGCATTGATAGAAGGTTGATTGTTGAGGAGAGAGCTGATCAGGTCATTGAGGAGATCAAAGGTTTCATTGAATCAGCCTCCAAAGAATTAGGAGTGGATAGCGAGGTTGAGATTGTCGAGCACTCCAACCCTGTTTACGTTGAAGAGAATCATCCATATGTCAATACTCTGGCTCAAGCGGTAAAGGAGACCCTAGGCGTTGAACCATCTCGAACAATTTGCGTTGGAGGTTTAGACTTAAAATACTACTTGGCCAAGGGAATACCGGCTGTAGCATATGGTCCCGGAGAAGTAAACACGGCTCACAAGGCTAACGAGTACGTTACCTTAGAGAGCTTGTATAACGCTTTAAGGGTCTACGTTAAACTGGTTGAATTTTTCAAGTAA
- the leuS gene encoding leucine--tRNA ligase, with amino-acid sequence MLITQEKKDFLEWMRSVEGKWQRKWKEAGVFEPKVEEGRVKYFLTVPYPYTNGPLHIGHGRTYTIGDIIARFKRLTGHNVLFPMAFHITGTPIIAISERIAKKDAKTLDMYRSYISYYVEDREKIEEILESFKDPLRLATFFAEKVQADFEALGYSIDWRRKFHTGEPIYNAFVTWQYERLRQLDVVGKGEHIVTYCLLHKQPEGEDDIQDADVNPVEVLEYTAIKFKLEGSDISLLASTLRPETLLGATNMWVNPEADYAIVEFKGEKLLVSKKAWVKLTHQYVEPDMRVVGELKGAELVGKTVETPLGQKLLILPASFVDPDNATGIVYSEPSDAPYDYVALVELKANPRVLEPYGINPRVVETINPVKIIDVPGVSDHHAKVVVEKYGITSQLDEKLEEATREVYKQQFYSGKLIVDDPDFKGLSVPEAREKMKVKLISEGKALVFYELNRKAFCRGGGEIIVAKIKDQWFIDYGTPWWKDRTRKLINEKLEIIPSKYKKAFQDVLEWVEKRPCARKRGLGTKLPWEPEWIIESLSDSTIYMAFYTIVHKIREYNIPPEKLTPELFNYVFLGEGSAVEVSEKTGIPVKVVDEMRNEFNYWYPVDHRHTGIPHISNHLTFYLFHHTAIFPEDKWPRIISLNETVIREGAKMSKSKGNVIPLRDIAKIYSADLFRFYIASAASLESVLDWREKEIELVLDGLYRFTNIMMQSRNVNGELPSDYYGRWFASKFRRIISDAKKSMEALEIRDYVQTTFYQVMNLLEQYRDLVGEDYLKAVKYVSKDWLIMLNPVIPHLTEELNELLGGSEFLSTSEWPRSDKYPEDEESEILVDSLFSLVEDVRKILEVLKKPASRAVFIVAPEWKREALRLYREKKGIKTIIEELKSKYNLRGRELEIVEVVQMFNKNPSEEVFKTSSKKEYEVLEYSVKFLEKKTGLKIEILWEDEARARGIPRSEKAQPLKPAIYVD; translated from the coding sequence GTGTTGATTACTCAGGAAAAGAAGGATTTTCTGGAATGGATGCGAAGCGTTGAGGGCAAGTGGCAGAGGAAGTGGAAGGAGGCAGGTGTTTTCGAGCCCAAGGTTGAAGAGGGAAGGGTTAAATACTTCTTAACCGTTCCCTACCCCTATACTAACGGGCCGCTTCACATAGGGCATGGGAGAACATACACAATCGGGGACATTATAGCACGGTTCAAAAGGCTGACCGGTCATAATGTCTTGTTCCCAATGGCTTTCCATATAACCGGCACCCCGATCATTGCAATATCCGAGAGAATTGCGAAGAAGGATGCGAAAACCCTTGACATGTACAGGTCTTACATATCCTACTACGTTGAGGATCGTGAGAAGATCGAGGAGATTCTGGAATCCTTTAAAGACCCGTTAAGGCTTGCCACTTTCTTTGCTGAAAAAGTCCAGGCAGACTTTGAAGCACTCGGCTACAGCATTGACTGGCGTAGAAAGTTCCACACGGGCGAGCCAATCTACAATGCTTTCGTAACATGGCAGTACGAGAGGCTTAGACAGCTGGACGTGGTGGGAAAGGGAGAGCACATCGTCACCTATTGCCTGCTCCACAAGCAGCCTGAAGGAGAAGACGATATTCAAGACGCTGACGTGAACCCTGTTGAGGTACTAGAATATACCGCTATCAAGTTTAAGCTTGAAGGAAGCGATATATCCCTGCTGGCGTCAACGCTAAGGCCTGAAACACTTCTCGGCGCCACTAACATGTGGGTTAACCCGGAAGCAGACTACGCAATCGTGGAGTTTAAAGGAGAGAAGTTATTGGTCTCTAAGAAAGCATGGGTGAAGCTGACACACCAGTATGTTGAACCCGATATGAGAGTAGTCGGGGAGTTAAAGGGTGCAGAATTAGTAGGCAAAACCGTTGAAACCCCTCTGGGCCAAAAACTCCTGATCCTCCCCGCTAGCTTCGTCGACCCTGATAACGCCACGGGCATTGTTTACTCGGAGCCCAGTGACGCCCCATACGATTACGTTGCGTTAGTCGAGTTAAAAGCGAATCCACGCGTTCTCGAACCATACGGGATAAATCCAAGGGTGGTTGAGACCATAAATCCCGTGAAAATAATAGACGTGCCCGGGGTATCCGATCACCATGCTAAAGTCGTTGTCGAAAAATACGGGATTACAAGCCAGCTTGACGAGAAGCTCGAGGAAGCCACTAGGGAGGTTTACAAGCAACAGTTCTACAGTGGCAAATTAATTGTCGACGACCCGGATTTCAAAGGGCTCAGCGTGCCTGAAGCACGGGAGAAGATGAAAGTGAAACTGATCTCGGAAGGGAAAGCACTTGTTTTCTACGAGTTAAACAGGAAAGCATTCTGCAGAGGCGGTGGCGAAATAATTGTTGCGAAGATCAAGGATCAATGGTTCATAGACTACGGCACACCATGGTGGAAGGACAGGACGAGAAAGCTGATAAATGAGAAGCTTGAAATAATACCGTCCAAGTATAAGAAAGCTTTCCAGGATGTTCTGGAATGGGTTGAAAAAAGACCTTGTGCAAGAAAGAGAGGGCTTGGCACGAAACTGCCATGGGAGCCAGAGTGGATTATTGAAAGTCTCAGCGACTCCACTATTTACATGGCATTCTACACTATTGTCCACAAAATAAGAGAGTACAACATCCCGCCTGAGAAGTTGACCCCTGAATTATTCAACTATGTCTTTCTTGGAGAGGGAAGTGCCGTGGAGGTAAGTGAGAAGACAGGCATCCCTGTTAAGGTCGTGGATGAGATGAGGAACGAGTTTAACTATTGGTACCCGGTTGATCACAGGCATACGGGTATACCCCACATAAGCAATCACTTAACCTTCTACCTCTTCCACCACACCGCAATATTTCCTGAGGACAAGTGGCCGCGCATAATTTCTTTGAACGAGACCGTGATAAGGGAAGGCGCCAAGATGTCTAAGAGTAAGGGGAATGTGATACCGTTAAGAGACATTGCGAAAATATACTCAGCAGACCTGTTCAGATTCTACATCGCGAGCGCCGCCAGCCTTGAGAGCGTCTTGGACTGGAGGGAGAAGGAGATAGAGCTGGTTTTAGACGGGCTCTACAGGTTCACCAACATCATGATGCAATCAAGAAACGTCAATGGAGAGTTGCCCAGCGACTACTATGGGAGATGGTTTGCAAGCAAGTTCAGAAGGATAATCTCGGATGCGAAGAAATCAATGGAAGCTTTGGAAATAAGGGATTATGTTCAGACTACCTTCTACCAAGTAATGAACCTTCTCGAGCAATACAGGGATCTTGTTGGAGAGGATTATTTGAAAGCAGTGAAATACGTGTCAAAAGATTGGTTGATAATGCTAAACCCTGTAATCCCTCACTTAACGGAGGAGTTGAATGAACTGTTAGGAGGTAGCGAATTCCTCAGCACATCTGAATGGCCAAGAAGTGACAAGTATCCGGAAGATGAGGAGTCCGAGATACTTGTGGACTCTCTCTTCTCACTGGTAGAGGATGTTAGGAAGATCCTGGAAGTTTTGAAGAAGCCCGCGTCCAGGGCAGTGTTCATTGTGGCTCCCGAGTGGAAGAGGGAGGCGCTGAGGCTATATCGTGAGAAAAAAGGAATCAAAACCATCATTGAGGAGTTGAAGAGCAAGTATAACTTAAGGGGTCGGGAACTGGAGATTGTTGAAGTAGTTCAGATGTTCAACAAGAATCCAAGCGAAGAAGTGTTTAAGACATCTAGTAAAAAAGAGTATGAGGTATTGGAATACTCTGTGAAGTTTCTCGAGAAGAAAACCGGGTTGAAAATCGAAATACTCTGGGAAGATGAGGCAAGGGCGAGGGGGATTCCACGGAGCGAGAAAGCCCAGCCTTTAAAGCCGGCGATATACGTAGATTAA
- a CDS encoding cation diffusion facilitator family transporter: MNRDVVLIVLGSIAGGLLKIIGGLFFGSNTLFVDALTSFANLLALFVVLYFKRATMMPADSDHHFGHERFEYVGVLVTMLAYSFAAGVSVARLSSLRDYSVGIEAFYLAVASIIAYLPPVLLSRKMSSSLRVYGEFTASEFIESSVGIVATIGGALYSYLIDFSGALLLTGFIFYELLNNGKGLVEIMVDTAPPLNIYEEVVKEAEDLGLKIEAIRLRRLSHTKFHGDILVKGGKDMVEKVSKLKKTLKTQYGVDVCVEMKE, encoded by the coding sequence ATGAACAGGGATGTAGTGCTTATCGTGCTTGGAAGTATTGCAGGAGGCTTGCTCAAAATAATTGGAGGCTTGTTCTTCGGTAGCAACACCTTATTCGTTGATGCTTTAACAAGTTTCGCGAATCTCCTAGCGCTCTTCGTTGTGCTATACTTTAAGCGTGCAACCATGATGCCGGCAGACTCAGACCACCATTTCGGGCATGAACGATTCGAGTATGTAGGAGTGTTGGTGACAATGCTTGCGTATTCTTTCGCAGCAGGAGTGTCGGTAGCCAGGCTATCCTCCCTTAGAGATTACAGTGTAGGGATAGAGGCTTTCTACCTGGCTGTGGCATCAATCATAGCCTACCTGCCCCCTGTACTGCTTTCGAGAAAAATGTCTTCATCGCTACGAGTGTACGGTGAGTTCACCGCGAGCGAGTTCATTGAATCAAGTGTCGGGATTGTTGCAACCATCGGAGGTGCTCTCTACTCATACCTAATCGATTTCTCAGGAGCCTTGTTGCTCACCGGGTTCATATTTTACGAACTATTAAACAACGGTAAAGGTCTCGTGGAAATAATGGTTGACACAGCACCTCCTTTGAACATATATGAGGAGGTTGTGAAGGAAGCTGAAGACCTCGGGTTGAAGATAGAGGCTATTAGGCTTAGAAGGCTTTCTCACACAAAATTCCACGGTGACATCCTTGTTAAAGGAGGTAAGGATATGGTGGAGAAGGTTTCAAAACTTAAGAAAACCTTAAAAACACAGTACGGAGTAGACGTTTGCGTGGAAATGAAGGAATAG
- a CDS encoding SufD family Fe-S cluster assembly protein, whose translation MPNTENMDKVIAKTGLPFPSEVSSIVLNEKLFVRSYIKTLSGKGIVFEDVRAAFNNKEYAEKIAVILKKNGLKKDVLEQHGLTGLFVSVPSGLKLEAPLYYCFILESPGFYQKILNIIQIEDGAQVTLAKGCAAIPEEGAHSALTLIDIGRDCDVTSIMVHNWRSKVKVGAKTSVKVGRGSVFREYYVKLTPVDSITLTSEVDAYEKSRVEIYSSTIGHRKSRVLHNTRVRLRGSGSSAIVNVRSVAHDQSFMKHDIVLEALSGETKGHVECTGLLLGDAVFETTPSLKSASMDSELTHEASLGKIKSDEVFYLMTRGLSEEEATRLIVVGFLSQVYEKLPRQLKEYLLSITRMFVSKTL comes from the coding sequence TTGCCTAACACGGAAAACATGGATAAGGTTATAGCTAAGACGGGATTGCCTTTTCCTTCGGAAGTATCCAGTATTGTGTTAAACGAAAAGCTATTCGTGAGGTCGTATATTAAGACTCTTTCAGGCAAGGGTATTGTATTCGAGGATGTTAGGGCAGCTTTTAATAACAAGGAATATGCGGAGAAGATCGCTGTCATTTTGAAGAAGAATGGGTTGAAGAAGGACGTGCTTGAGCAGCATGGGTTAACAGGGCTTTTTGTCAGTGTTCCATCCGGGTTAAAGCTGGAGGCCCCGCTTTACTATTGTTTCATATTGGAATCCCCTGGGTTCTATCAGAAAATTTTGAATATTATTCAAATAGAGGATGGTGCTCAGGTTACCTTAGCTAAGGGATGCGCGGCGATTCCCGAGGAGGGAGCGCACTCGGCTCTGACGCTGATAGATATCGGCAGGGATTGTGACGTAACCAGTATAATGGTTCACAACTGGAGGTCTAAAGTAAAAGTAGGGGCGAAGACTAGTGTTAAGGTTGGGCGGGGATCAGTTTTCAGGGAGTATTATGTTAAGCTTACACCTGTAGACTCGATAACACTGACTAGCGAGGTTGACGCTTACGAGAAATCAAGGGTTGAGATCTATTCTTCAACCATAGGGCATAGGAAATCCCGCGTGCTCCACAATACTCGTGTGAGGTTGAGAGGAAGCGGTTCCTCTGCGATAGTTAACGTGAGGAGCGTTGCTCATGATCAATCATTCATGAAGCACGACATTGTGTTGGAAGCATTATCTGGGGAGACAAAAGGGCATGTTGAGTGCACTGGTTTACTACTGGGTGACGCAGTGTTTGAAACAACGCCTTCGTTGAAATCTGCTTCAATGGATTCTGAATTAACTCATGAGGCAAGCCTTGGCAAGATAAAGAGCGACGAGGTTTTCTATCTGATGACGAGGGGATTGAGCGAGGAGGAGGCTACGAGGTTGATAGTTGTTGGATTTCTCTCACAGGTTTATGAGAAGTTGCCTAGGCAGCTTAAGGAGTACTTGTTATCAATAACGAGAATGTTTGTTTCCAAGACTCTTTAA
- a CDS encoding MarC family protein, with protein MPDPLIIFISYFTQLLAIMNPFSAIPSFISLTEGLSHRDRVGIVRKAYLAGLFILVTFTLVGKYLLDAFDVSIPGLRVGGGIILLTIALDMLGEMPRTKQVNPGDIAVVPIATPLIIGPGTITTVLLLTSSDPSFFNIMMVFISGIVACTVTFAILMVSDKLVAYLKVSTVRAIGRFMALIIAGVAVEMIAKGVYQYYVQFFME; from the coding sequence ATGCCTGATCCCTTGATAATATTCATATCATACTTCACCCAGCTACTAGCTATAATGAATCCTTTCTCAGCAATACCAAGCTTTATCTCGCTAACGGAAGGATTGTCTCACCGTGATAGAGTGGGCATTGTCAGGAAGGCTTATCTAGCAGGGCTGTTCATCCTGGTAACGTTTACCTTAGTAGGCAAGTACCTTCTCGACGCTTTTGATGTTTCAATACCCGGCTTAAGAGTGGGAGGAGGTATCATACTGTTAACAATAGCCCTGGACATGCTTGGAGAAATGCCTAGGACGAAGCAGGTTAACCCAGGCGATATAGCAGTTGTCCCTATCGCAACTCCTCTCATTATAGGCCCCGGTACAATAACAACAGTGCTCCTGCTCACTTCAAGCGATCCATCATTCTTCAACATTATGATGGTGTTCATTTCAGGCATTGTTGCATGCACGGTGACTTTTGCGATACTCATGGTTAGCGACAAGCTGGTCGCCTACCTGAAAGTCTCAACAGTTAGGGCCATAGGCAGGTTCATGGCGCTCATTATCGCAGGAGTTGCGGTGGAAATGATAGCTAAGGGTGTTTACCAGTATTACGTCCAGTTTTTTATGGAGTAA
- a CDS encoding dihydroorotase — MRTILLRNIKIPVGNELVEGSILVEDGVIKAISKKTFEADEVVEGSGLTAVPGGIDVHAHVYDPENPEHEDWRSGSLAAAYGGITTLIDMPLRVFVDKPQVALEKIQAARRDSYVNFGLTGGFLNEQNYGAIEELVRLGVKTFKIFTCRPFQASEKGLARIFEKAAEKDVVVIAHAEDEGLLELLESKYRVMNDVLSYHSSRSPGAEAAAIFKLGYYSLETGARLHIAHLSSKEGVEALAFLKSRNLKITAETCPHYLFFTREDSKVHGTFLKMAPTLKTSIDREALWSALEKGIVEVYASDNAPSPRSLKERDVWSAWGGIPNLEIMGPFLFTHGVLKNKISLQTYISVFARNPAKLLGLYPLLGEISVGSLADIVVLNTREPRLISWKTHHHKVDWTPWEGLSFYGHPYHVMVHGELIIERGEIVGKPGTGIYVGELGR, encoded by the coding sequence ATGCGAACGATTCTTCTGAGAAATATTAAAATCCCTGTCGGCAACGAGTTGGTAGAGGGCTCCATTCTCGTGGAGGACGGTGTTATCAAAGCTATTTCTAAAAAGACTTTTGAAGCGGATGAAGTCGTAGAGGGGAGTGGATTAACCGCTGTGCCTGGAGGAATAGATGTTCACGCACATGTTTACGACCCGGAGAACCCTGAGCACGAGGATTGGCGTTCAGGTAGCCTTGCGGCCGCCTACGGGGGGATCACGACCCTGATTGATATGCCTCTAAGAGTATTTGTTGATAAACCCCAGGTTGCCCTAGAGAAAATCCAGGCAGCGAGAAGGGATTCCTACGTTAACTTCGGGTTGACCGGTGGATTCCTCAACGAGCAGAACTACGGTGCTATTGAAGAATTGGTGAGACTCGGTGTTAAAACGTTCAAAATTTTTACATGCAGGCCTTTCCAAGCATCTGAGAAAGGATTGGCCAGGATTTTTGAAAAGGCAGCAGAGAAAGATGTAGTGGTAATAGCGCATGCTGAGGATGAGGGGCTTCTCGAATTGCTCGAGAGCAAGTACAGGGTGATGAATGATGTGTTGTCTTATCATTCAAGCAGGAGCCCCGGGGCTGAGGCGGCAGCAATCTTTAAGCTCGGGTATTACTCGTTGGAGACAGGGGCTCGTCTTCACATAGCACACTTATCGAGTAAAGAAGGAGTGGAAGCGTTGGCTTTCCTGAAAAGCAGGAATCTTAAAATAACGGCCGAGACTTGCCCGCACTACTTGTTTTTCACAAGGGAGGATAGTAAGGTGCATGGTACATTTCTCAAAATGGCGCCCACGCTCAAGACGAGTATTGATCGTGAGGCTTTGTGGAGCGCGCTTGAGAAAGGTATTGTGGAAGTATACGCAAGTGATAACGCACCCTCCCCCAGGAGTCTTAAAGAGAGAGACGTTTGGTCTGCCTGGGGAGGAATCCCTAATTTAGAAATAATGGGGCCCTTCTTGTTCACACATGGGGTTTTGAAGAACAAGATAAGCCTGCAAACCTACATCAGCGTCTTCGCCAGAAACCCGGCTAAGCTGCTAGGGCTTTACCCTCTCCTCGGTGAAATCTCGGTCGGAAGTCTCGCCGACATCGTCGTCTTAAACACTAGGGAGCCGAGGCTTATCTCTTGGAAAACACATCATCACAAGGTTGACTGGACGCCTTGGGAGGGTTTAAGCTTTTATGGTCACCCATACCATGTCATGGTTCACGGCGAGTTGATTATTGAGAGGGGAGAGATTGTTGGAAAGCCTGGGACAGGTATATATGTTGGAGAACTGGGGAGGTAG
- a CDS encoding ferredoxin yields MVQYRVKIEPRENCISDMVCVSICPDVFEMNPDDNKSQIVEKYREGGNIAVGVIPEELATCAQDAANACPVQIILLEKI; encoded by the coding sequence ATGGTCCAATACAGGGTGAAGATAGAGCCTCGTGAAAACTGTATCTCAGACATGGTGTGCGTGTCAATATGTCCAGACGTGTTTGAGATGAATCCTGACGATAACAAATCTCAAATTGTTGAGAAGTACAGGGAGGGCGGCAACATAGCTGTTGGAGTTATCCCTGAGGAATTAGCTACCTGCGCCCAGGACGCGGCTAACGCGTGCCCTGTCCAAATCATTTTGCTGGAGAAGATTTAG